Below is a window of Streptomyces sp. NBC_00223 DNA.
CAGCGCGGCCAGATCGGGGCGGAGCCGGTCCAGCACGGCGGTGCGGTGCCGCAGGGCCCCCGACAGCGCCGCGTGGGCCGACGCGTCGTCCAGCACCCCGCCCTCCGCGAGCAGCCCCAGCAGCCGTCTGACCCGGTCGGGCGTCAGCCCCAGTGCGGCCGCGTCCCGCGTCACCGTTTCCGTACTGCGCGTGCCGTCCAGCAAATCGAGAAAGCCGGCCGCCGGTCCGTCCACCGGCTCCAGCACCACCGCGTGTACCGGATCGACTCCGAACTGCACGCTTTCCCGGTCCCGCCAGCTGCGCCGCAGGGCACCTTTCAGCATCGGACGCATCACTCCGCTCCTTTCTTTTCCCGCCCGCCACCATCGGGCCGCCGATTCATCACTCTGTGTGAGCGATAGCGCCAGAATGCCCGATAGGCCAGTGCCCGCACGGAAAGTTATCCACAGGCTGTGGGGGATAGTCGTTCAATATGCGTATGAAGCGAGGTGATTCACACGGCATCCGGCCCGGAGACGGGACTTCCCACAGGCGCAGCGGGTAACGTCGAAATGTGTCCGCCGATCCCGCGCGTAACCTCACCAGCCGGCCCGAGCCCGCTCGCGGCCTCCGGACGAGCGCTGTCGAAGTGCGTCGCAGCGCCCGCCGGCGGCGAACCGTGTCCGCGTACCGGGACGGGGATCGCACGGTCGTGCTGATCCCGGCCCGGATGTCCGCGGCCGAGGAGCAACGCTGGGTGACGGTGATGCTCGACAAGCTCGCCGCGCAGGAGAGCCGCCGGATGCCCGGCGACGACGAGCTGGCCACGCGCGCCGAACGGCTGGCGGAACAATATCTGCTCGGCCGGGCCGTCCCCGACACGGTCCGCTGGGTCACCAACCAGAACGCCCGGTGGGGCTCCTGCACCCCCGCCGAGGGCAGCATCCGCCTCTCCCACCGGCTCCAGGGCATGCCCGAGTACGTCATCGACTACGTCCTGCTGCACGAGCTCGCCCACCTTCTCGTCCCCGGGCACGGTCCGAGCTTCTGGAAGCTGCTTGAGGGCTATCCGCGCACCGAGCGCGCCCGCGGTTTCCTGGAGGGCGTGGTCGCGGCCGACCGACTGCCCCACCCGCCCGGCTCCCGCGAGGCATAGCCGCCCGTCGTCGGCAGACGCTGCGCGCCCGCGAGTTGTAGCAGGTCCGGTACAGGCCGGAGATGGCCGCTGTGGGACGGAGCGGTTAGCCTGTCGCAACGCAGCGAAGCGCAACGAGGGGATGGGGGACGGTCGCAGTATGGCCAGGGAATTCCAGCGTGGCCACAAGGCCAAGATCAGTGATCTGACACCCGGGACGGACCTGTACATCGGCGTGCAGATCAACGCTCCCGGGCTGACGTTCGACATCAGTTGTTTCGGGCTCGACGACAAGGAACAGCTGTCGGACGACCGTTACTTCATCTTTTTCAACCAGCCGAAGTCGCCCGAGGAGTCCATTCAGCTGCTCGGCGCGCAGGCCGGTGACACCGAGTCCTTCCGTGTCACCCTTGAGCGCATTCCGGCGGCCATTCGCAAGCTGTCGTTCACCGCGACCATTGACGGCGACGGGCGGATGTCGCATATCTCGCCCGGCTACATCCGGGTCGTGGCCGGTGGCGAGGAGGTCGCGCGGTACGCGTTCAGCGGCTCGGAGTTCAGCACCGAGCGCGCGGTGATGCTCGCCGACATCTACCTCAAGGACGTATGGCGGTTCGCCGCCGTCGGCCAGGGCTTCGACGGAGGACTCGCCGCGCTGCTGGAGAACTTCGGCGGAGAGGTCGCCGAGGAGGAGCCCGAGCCTCCGCAGCAGGCCGCGGTCCCCGGCTTCGCCCCGCCTCCTGGCGGCCAGGCGCCCGCCCCCGTGCCCGGCTTCGCCCCGCCGCCCGGCGGACCACCGCCCGCACCCCCCGCCCCGGCTCCCTCCTTCGGCGCACCGCCGGTCCCGCCGCCCGCTCCCGTTCCCCCGCCGCTCCCGGCTCCCTCCTTCGGCGCCCCCGCCGGCCCTCCGCAGCCCGCCGCCGCGCAGCAGTTCGCGCAGCCCGGCCCACCGCCGCAGTACGCGCAGGGCCAGGGGTTCACCCCGCCGGGCGACCCGTCGGTGCATCAGGCGCCCACGATGATCGCGCCGCTGGCCGCCCCGCCCGGCCAGGCTCCACCCGGTCCGCCGCCCTTCGGGCAGGTCCCGCCGCCCGTCGCGCCTCCCGGGCAGATCCCCGGCCAGCCGGTCCCGCCGCCCTTCCCGCAGCCCGCCTTCGGCGCCCAGCCCGCGGGCGGCCCCGCGGCCGGTTACGGCCACCCCGCCGTACCCGCCCAGGGCGCCGGGCTCGCCGTCGCCATGCAGAAGTACCGCGAACTGCCCACCGGTCAGCGCTGGACGCAGCAGAACCCGAAGATGATGCGCGCCGACCTCAGCCAGGCCGGCGGCCAGCCCGTGCTCGCCCGCCAGGGCAGCATGGTGCTCTACCAGGGGAAAGTCGACTTCGGCTACAAAGGCGCCGGATTCACCGGCCGGATCGTCGGCAACGTCACCGGCCAGGAGATGCAGCTGATGCGCTGTACGGGCGGCGGCCAGGTCTTCTTCGCCGAGAACGCGGCCTATCTGCACCCCATTGAGCTCCAGGGCGACGCCATCTGCGTCTCCGCCGAGAACGTGCTCGCCTTCGACGAGACCCTTCAGCACGAGGTGCGGCGCATCGAGGGCCACGGCATCCCCGGCGGCGCCCTCTACACCATGCAGTTCCACGGCACCGGGACCGTGATCGTCAAGACGCACGGTACCCCCGTGGTCCTCCCGGTCACCCCCACCACGTACGCGGACAGCAACGCGATCGTCGCCTGGTCGGCCGCCGCCCAGGTGATCGTCTCCAGCCAGGTCAGGCTGCGCAGGACCGCCTTCCCCGGCCACAGCGGCGAGACCGTGAACCTCCAGTTCCGCGGCGCTCCCGGCAACTTCATCGTCGTTCAGCCCTACGAGGTGTGACCCGCCATGGACCAGCAGATGATCGCGGGCTACGCACCCACCCCGGTGGCCGCCCGGATGGAGAACCACGGGTCGGCCATGCTCAAGGTCGCCATGCAGACCGGCCAGGACCTCTTCGCCCGCAGCGGCTCCATGGTCGCCTACGAGGGCTTTGTGCAGTACGAGCCGAACCCGCCCGCCGTACGGCAGATGGCCTCGGCCTGGCTGACCGGCGAGAGCACGCCTCTCATGAAGTGCAGCGGTGACGGCCTGCTCTACCTCGCCGACTACGGCGCCGACGTGGTGTGCCTGAACCTCAACAACGAGTCGGTGTCCGTCAACGGCACGAATCTGCTCGCCTTCGACGCGCACCTCCAGTGGGGCGTCGAGCGGGTCAAGGGCCTCGCCAAGTTCGCCGGGCAGGGCCTGTTCAACGTGGCGGTGTCCGGCACCGGCTGGGTGGCCGTCACCTCACGCGGCACGCC
It encodes the following:
- a CDS encoding TerD family protein, producing MAREFQRGHKAKISDLTPGTDLYIGVQINAPGLTFDISCFGLDDKEQLSDDRYFIFFNQPKSPEESIQLLGAQAGDTESFRVTLERIPAAIRKLSFTATIDGDGRMSHISPGYIRVVAGGEEVARYAFSGSEFSTERAVMLADIYLKDVWRFAAVGQGFDGGLAALLENFGGEVAEEEPEPPQQAAVPGFAPPPGGQAPAPVPGFAPPPGGPPPAPPAPAPSFGAPPVPPPAPVPPPLPAPSFGAPAGPPQPAAAQQFAQPGPPPQYAQGQGFTPPGDPSVHQAPTMIAPLAAPPGQAPPGPPPFGQVPPPVAPPGQIPGQPVPPPFPQPAFGAQPAGGPAAGYGHPAVPAQGAGLAVAMQKYRELPTGQRWTQQNPKMMRADLSQAGGQPVLARQGSMVLYQGKVDFGYKGAGFTGRIVGNVTGQEMQLMRCTGGGQVFFAENAAYLHPIELQGDAICVSAENVLAFDETLQHEVRRIEGHGIPGGALYTMQFHGTGTVIVKTHGTPVVLPVTPTTYADSNAIVAWSAAAQVIVSSQVRLRRTAFPGHSGETVNLQFRGAPGNFIVVQPYEV
- a CDS encoding M48 metallopeptidase family protein; the encoded protein is MSADPARNLTSRPEPARGLRTSAVEVRRSARRRRTVSAYRDGDRTVVLIPARMSAAEEQRWVTVMLDKLAAQESRRMPGDDELATRAERLAEQYLLGRAVPDTVRWVTNQNARWGSCTPAEGSIRLSHRLQGMPEYVIDYVLLHELAHLLVPGHGPSFWKLLEGYPRTERARGFLEGVVAADRLPHPPGSREA
- a CDS encoding AIM24 family protein; this encodes MDQQMIAGYAPTPVAARMENHGSAMLKVAMQTGQDLFARSGSMVAYEGFVQYEPNPPAVRQMASAWLTGESTPLMKCSGDGLLYLADYGADVVCLNLNNESVSVNGTNLLAFDAHLQWGVERVKGLAKFAGQGLFNVAVSGTGWVAVTSRGTPIVVDCGSGADETYVDPDALVAWSSGLKMKAKRSFKASALIGRGSGEAFQIAFSGQGFVVVQPSEDSTDRLRARG